Below is a window of Humulus lupulus chromosome 9, drHumLupu1.1, whole genome shotgun sequence DNA.
tgagagtcgtcaacggcgtcaagatgtaTTGCTCAGTGCTTTATTAAAGCAGGTTGGTgtattggctcctggttttactgtcgacttaccagaacaggatccggacgaggacgatgatgcttacgggggcggggatgatgaggagggcagtacacatttgtagaacttttttatttatttatttaaagtttaattaattagagatttaatttactaaactacttttatattttcatgtttgatggagacaataaacattaatagttataatttttttatttatttataaattttaattttatttctaattaaataatattactaaaaaattaaataattattaatatattaaaattgaaatttattaattaatattaatatattgaaaataaaattagtaattttatcaaaaaatttatttaaaaaatacttttaccaaCGCAAAATTACGTTGGCAAAAGTCTCAAtctttaccggcgcaaaaatgtGCCACTACAGATATCCACATTTgccggcgcaaaaatgcgccactaagAGACACATCTTTTGCCGCCGCGCAATTTTGCACcactaaaagtgttttccacaatccCGCGACAAAATTTTTCGTCGGCGCAACCTTATTTTTCCCGGcgcattttttcgtcgccaaaagataCAATTACTAGCGCAGTGcgttttgcgtcggcaaaagtcacATTATCGACTGGTGTACATCTTCAATTTTTGCTGATGCAAAAGCGCGTCGGGAAAGACCATGGGGCTTTTGCCAGCGaaattgcgccggtaaaagtcaCGATTTTTGTAGTGATTGAGCCTTCTATCCAAAAATCACACTTATATTTTGGACATTGTTAATGTTAGTTTTTAGATCCTGCTTTTGTTTGGAAAAAATTATGCATCTTGTTATGTCTGTGCTACGATCTATTTTATCTCAATATTAtgaattattaatattgaattgaCAGGTTAGTTGTTTAGTTTAACTATCAGTGCTTTCTCCAACTGGCAGTTCACACGTGATTGTGTGATGTCTCATGGTCCTGTCAttctttctataaataaaatattgagcAGAATAGAATCAACTAACTCTGATAGAAAAACCCtatgataaatcataaaaatctaaacgtaattaacaaaaaatctaaattttaaattgaatattcaaatataaaaatctaaatATAGTTAGAGAAAGAGATTCTATAtataaaacaataacaataaaaataaaaactaagaaaAATCGTACGTAactatttttagaaaaattagatagaatactttttaagaaaaaaagaatCGTATTCTATAACTGTTATCTGTACAATTTAGGATATagatgtaatttatttttttcttttataaaaaatagGATGGATTTGCTTTAGTGATTCTTTTTTGTGGTTCCGTGTCTCTGGTTAATTCGTGATCTATCAATCATTTTTCTTGTTGTATCTGGGTGTCTGTTTTTGTTGTGTACATATTCAAATGGATATGTTCAAAGAAGGGGGATCTACTTCTAGACCTCCTATGTTAGAGggctcaaactatccatattggaagaCCAAGATGAGGGCGTTTCTGAGAGCTTTAGATGAAAGAGTATGGATGGCAGTGGTGAATGGGTGGAAGGCCCCAAGTGTTATTGAAAATCGAGTTGAAATAGTCAAGCCTATGAGTGAATGGTCTGAAACTGAGATTGAGAAGGCAAATTTCAATTCCAAAGCTCTTCATGCTATCTTCAATGCCCTCTCTACAAACCAGATGAAATTCATAGCCAACTGTGAAATTGCTAAAGACGCTTGGGATAAATTGAACACAAAGAATGAAGGGACTCAAGTTGTCAAGAAAGCGAGATTGAGGGCTTTATCTACTCAGTTCGAGAACTTGAATATGGAGGATGGAGAGACAGTAGCAGATTTTCATGCCAAATTATGTGATATCTCAAACGAGTCATATGCTCTTGGAAAGACTTACTCCAATACAAAGTTAGTCAGGAAGGTTCTTGATGTCTTGCCAAGAACTTTTAAAGCCAAAGTTACCTCTATTGAAGAGGTTCATGATGTAGAGGAACTGGATCTTGATGAGCTGATAGGTTCTTTACAAAAGTATGAGATGACCTTAAAAAGGTGGGtcaaagagaaaaaagaaaaggaaaatgatAAGGGAAACAACAGCCTTGCATTTGTTCACAAAGAAGATGTGGAGAAGTGTGATGTATCAGAATGTATGACTGAAGATAAGGTGGCTTTTCTTACAAAAAACTATGCAAAGTTCCTAGAAAAGAACATGAGAAGAGGTAACCTTGGTGGAAAAGAGAATGCCTTTAAGAAGAATGTTCCCTTTAATCAAAGATCTATGATTCCTCAAGAAAAGAAAAGTAGAGGAATACAGTGTCGAGAGTGTGAAGGTTTTGGTCACATTCAAGCTGAGTGTGCCAATACtctaaagaagaagaaggttaTGACTGTAACTTGGAGTGACAGTGATGAGGATAAAGATGAAACTTGTAGTGAATACTCAGATCAAGATAAATGTGTAGTTGCTTTTATAACTTCATCTAATTGAAAAGATGAAAGTGAGAATGAAGAGACTGATGAATCTAATACAGAAAGCCTGGATCAAAAAACTGCATATAAACAGATGTATGAGCAATGGGTGAGTATGATCAAGACGGTAAAGCAAGTCGAAGGAAGAAATCAGGAATTAATTCTTGTTAACAAAAACCTTGAGGGAAAAGTAAAAAGGCTATTAAGGGAAATCGATGATAAGAATGTTCAGTTGTAGGCCTTAAGATTTGAAGTTCTGAAAGTTAAAAAACCAAGAGATGAATTTGGAATGGAAGGGTCTTGAAACAAGGTAAGGCTATTAAACGAAAATGGAAAGGAGACTCTTATTGATGGTCCCTCTACTTCCAAAGGTTTTCATTCAAATGTAGTTCAATCTGTAAATTTTCAGTCTCAAGAAGATGAATCCTGGAGTAGACCAACTAGTTTAAAAAATTTGGCTAGTGGAAGGTTTGTCCCAGTCTGTCATTTCTGCAATAAACGTGGTCATATGCGCCCAAAGTGCTTCAAGTTGCAATCTTATCTTCAAAAGTTAGTTGTTGAAAGGAGAGATTGAAGTCTTTCGAGAAGAATGACTTTGTTCCTTTTGACATTTGTCCTAAAGATAGTTCAGAGGATCCAAAAGCATGTGTGGCTCATATCTCTCTATCTGCATTTAAGGACAACCagtggtattttgatagtggttgttcacGTCATATGACTGGAAACAACCACTTGTTGATCAACTACCAAGAAATGATTGAAGGTGTTGTAACTTTTTGGTGATGGGAACAAAGAAGCTATACAAGGAAGAGGTGAACTTGTTCTGAAGAATCTTCCATCTCTAAAGGATATTCTGTATGTTGAGGGTTTGAAAGCAAACTTGATTAGTATAAGTCAGCTATGTGATTCAGGATCTTTGGTAAATTTTTCTAACAGCTGACAACTGATATAAGCTGGATAGTGAAGTTATGTGTCATAGAATTatacttgaaaaataagagttatggCATCATAGAATGGGTCATTTAAACTACAGAGATCTCCAGAAACTGTCCAAGCTAAAGGCAGTTAGGGGGTTCCATAATGTAAAGTTAGTCGAGAAAAGGTTTGTGGACCATGTCAGTTAGGGAAACAAACTAGAGCAACTCATCCTACAGTTAAGTTTCTGCAGACTTCACGAGTTTTGGAACTTTTGCATGTGGACTTGATGAGACCCATGCAGACTAAGAGCATAAGTGGGAAAAGATATGTAATGGTCTATGTAGATGACTATTCTAGATACTCTTGGGTCAATTTTATCAGGGAAAAGTTTGATACTTTTGGAGTATTTTCCTCCCTTGTTCTTAAACTCCAAAATGAAAAACTCTAAAAGATTATGAAAGTCTACAGGGTGCGGAGTGATCATGGAAAAGAATTTGAGAATAGTCTTTTTGCTGAATTTTGTGATCATCTCGGTATAGCTCATGAGTTCTCTGCTCCTAAAACacctcaacaaaatggtgtagttgAAATAAAAAATAGAACTTTTCAGGAAATGGCTCGGGTCATGCTAAGTGGAAAGAAGATTGCCACTCGTTTTTGGGCAGAAGCTGTGAATACAGTTTGTTATATTAGCAATCGAGTTCATCTCAGATTAGGAACAACTCAGACAACTTATGAAATTTGGAAGGGTAAGACACCAAATCTAGGTCACTTTCATATTTTTGGATGTAAGTGCTATATTATGAATGATAGAGAACATCTGACCAAATTTGAGCCTAGAAGTGATGAAGGAATGTTTCTAGGTTATGCAGTAAACAGTAGAGCCTATCGAGTTTTCAACAAGCACACTCATACAGTCTTGGAATTTGTAAATGTGAGATTTGATGAATTGGAGGATAAAGATGAGACTAGTGAAGAAGATGATCCTCCTGTTCTATCTGTTCCACAGTTGTTCTCACTGAGCCCGTCATCGAAGAAAATTAGTCCCCTTCTTAGTCTGTTAAGACATCTCTGTCAGATCAATCTAATGATTTTATGGATGAATCTTCTCCCAGGTCTTGAACTAGAAGAGACTACTAGTAGTACTAATCCAGTCGTACCAACTCATTCTAGATTATACAAAAATGGTCCACCTTTATGGATTCCAAAAGCTCATCCTCCAACAGTGATTATTGGTAATCCAGCTGACCGCATGGTGACTAGGAAAAAGGCAGCAAATGAAAAAAGTCACTCTTGTTATCTGTCCTTGATAGAGCTGAAAAATGCTAAGGAGGCCTTGTTAGATGAACATTTGATTGATGCAATGCAGGAAGAACCGGAACAATTGAAGAGAAATGATGTATGGGAGTTGGTTCCTAGGCCTACACAATCAAATATATTTGGGACCAAGTGGATTTTTAAAAACAAGTTAGATGAGTTTGGTAATGTCACTAGAAATAAGGCTCGTCTAGTAGCTCAAGGAGATAATCAGGTGGAGGGTATTGATTTTGAAGAAACGTTTGCTCTAGTAGCTCTCGACTTGAATCTATTATGCTTCTTGCTATTGCGTGTCAACTGAAAATGAAGCTTCATCAAATGGACGTTAAAAGTGCCTTTTTGAATGGCATTCTTCATGAAGAAGTGTTTGTGGAGCAAGCAATGGGCTTTAAAGATCCTTATTTTCCAGATCATGTCTACAAATTAAAAAATGCATTATATGGACTAAAATAGGCACCAAGATCTTGGTATGACAGGTTAACCTCTTTTCTTCTCAACAATGGATTTTTCAGGGGAAATGCATATCAAACTCTCTTTATCAAACATCTGAATCCAGGTATATTTGTAGCTCAAATTTATGTAACTGATATCATTTTTGGATCCACTTGCCCTGATGTTATAAATAATTTTGTTGATTCAATGCAGTctgaatttgaaatgagcatgatAGGTGATCTTTCGTTTTTCCTAGGGTTGCAGATCAAACAGTTATCAACTGGAATTTTTATTTCTCAATCTAAATATACTCTTAACATGCTTAAAAAATTTGGTCTTGATCATTCTATGCATGCTAGAACTCCTATAGACACAACCTCTAAACTTACTAAAGACATGTTAGGCAAACCTATAGATCCAACACTCTTTTGTAGTATGATATGGAGTCTTCTTTATCTAACTGCTAGTAGACCAGATATTTGTTTTAGTGTCGGATTGTGTGCTAGATATCAGTCCTCACCTACTGAGTCTCATCTTATAGTTGTTAAGAGGATTATGAAATATGTGGTTGGTACAACTGAGTTTGGTTTGTGGTATACAAATGATTCGAATATGTCATTAGTAGGATATAGTAACTCGGATTGAGCTAGAAATTTAGATGATAGGAAGAGTACATTTGGAGGGTGTTTTTATCTGGGACATGACCTTGTATCCTAGCACAAGAAGAAACAAAATTCTATTTCTCTTTCCACTGCCAAAGCCGAATATATTGCACCAGGAAGTTGTTGCACTCAATTACTTTGGATGAATAAGATGCTTACTGATTATGGTTTCCCTAAAAAATCTTTACTCGTGTATTGTGATAATACCAGTgctattaatatttcaaaaaatcttgTGTAGCATTCTAGGactaaacatattgacattcggtACCATTTTATTCGAGAGTTGGTAGAATCAAAATCAATTGTGTTATCTCATGTGTCTTCTAAGGCTCAGTATGCAGATTTGTTTACCAAAGATTTGAACTCTCAGACCTTTGTTCATTTACATAAATGCATTAGAGTTTGCTCTATTTGATTTCTTTTTTGGGTTAAGTTtcagtctttttttttttgtctagaATACTCTTATTTCATTATTTTCCAGGATTATGTGTTCGTCTGAACTTTTATTTTTCTCAGCTAAAAAGGCTACCTTGTCAGGTGTAATGGGAAGAGCTTTCTCTTATTGATTTTACTTTGGAGTAGTTTGCTCATTCTTCATAAATATTTTCTACATTAGAGAAGACGGCTACGTCCCTGGTCAAGAGTGAAAGTCATAGCTGTAgttttctttttgaaaaaaatattaaaaataaaaaaataataaatataaaaaaaattgagtgactTTTTTAAAAGAGTGAGTCAGTTGACTCACATGAGGTCACTTTTTCACACACTCATGGAAAATACTGGTTCAGCATCCTGTTGAAAATATTTGTTATGAGTGTTTTTATTCTAGTCACCTTCATTTTTTTTACTCACTCTCTCTTATTTGTTTTTTTGAGCTCTTTGGTGTTACATTTTTTTCTCATTTGGTCTGAcatatttttttttgtctttgtgTCATATCTCAGAATCTCATTGATATATCATGCTTTGTTTGTGTCTATTCACTATCTTTATCTTGTTTTGGGCCAAGCCTTTTCTTAGTCTATTGGTGcacaatgatttttttttttgtttaaaatttttttttagggtttttgtgtttatatatatacatactgtTCTCAGAGCTTCTTATTCATCTTTGTCTTGAGTTCAACCCTAGCCTTTTCAGCTCAATGGCTTGTGACAATGTGGGCTCTTCTCAAATTTCCCTTGCTTCTCCTGcttaggggtgagcatcggtcggtttgggtggttttttcataacataaaatccagaattcggttttcggtccggattggtgcaatctaaaaaccgaccgaccaaaccaattaaaagaaaaaaccgaccgtttggaccgcggtttggtcggttaaaccgaccaaaccgaatttattatttttaatttttttttttttttttaagttttagttaaaaaactaaattttttggattgttggaatccatttttgtgcgttttgtaaaacataaatatataaaacataattacattcacaaattttaaagtttgaaacataattaaaaatctTGAAGAGCATAACATAACCTCAAATCACAGCACATCATCAAAAGTCTAAATTAGATTGTCTAATACTCCAATATCTATTAGTCCAATCCAAGACACAAcacaattaaaatttaaaaccaaaagacTACAACCACAAATCTCAACACATGATTAAAGTTTAAACTTAAAGTCCAAAGTCCATAGTCCATTACAACACAAATTAAATCTAAGTCTAATCGACTACAACAAcacaaatcaaattcaaatttcaaaagaaTAGATAGAAAACAAAGTCCAATCCAAAATCCAGCATTCATTCATTTTATGGCCTGCATCAAGCAACCATAACCACCTGCTCctaagacaaaagaaagaaaaaaattataatgtaTGACACATGCTACATGATACTTTTAAGAGAAATAAAGCTACTAAACTACAATCTTAGAATTCAACTAGTTACCTTAAGATTTCAATTGTTCTTATCGGTCCCACTCCCGCTCCCAGACCCACTGCCAAGATTCTCAGGTACATAGGTAATACACGAGCCATCACCTGAaaaatattcaattaatacaaataagctataatatatatatataatatttcaattAGAATAAGctattaagtaaataaataccTGGAAAAACTCATTCACATGCCTCTAAACCATCAATCTCATCCATGTATTGTTGAAGCACAACAAGCTCTTCAGACTCACAAGTATGCAAATTTTTAGAACAAATCAAAGCCTCCACCATCCTCAGGGATAAGGAACTCCTAAATGAATCTAGGATTCTTCCCCCAGTAGAAAAAGCTGATTCAGATGCTACTGTAGACATCTGAACAGCCAATACATCTTTTGCCATGCGCGCAACTATTGGATACTTGAATCCATTTTGTTTCCACCATTGTAGAATATCAAAGGTAGGATCAAGTTTCTCACGACGATCACTCAAGTAGTATTAAAGATCATCTTCTTCAATGTCATCACTAAGTTGTAGTTTCCCTTAAAGAAGTTATTCTGTAGTGGAATTGATAACAGGCTGAGATGGTTGAACTTGAGATGACTgagatggttgttgttgtttatAAAAAGCATACAGCTGTGCCAAAGTATTTGTCACCAACTTTATCATTTTTTCAACCTCACTTGAAGTGTACACAAATTTGAAACCACGATTCACAACCTCTAATTTATACCTTGGATCAAGGATATTGGCAATAAATGTCAACATATTCAGCTTCTCAATCCTTCCCCAGTACTTGTCATACTTTCGTTTCATACTAACTGCCATAGCCCCTAACAAAGTATCAGGATTAGAAGCCATAGTAGTTAAATCAGCTTGAACCTTCAAAATATCTAGAAGGAATAGATTGGATGTGACATATAATGACCCACTAAATCGATTAGTAAGATCATAGAATCTCCTCAAAAAGTCAACAAATACAACTGCTTTTTCCCAGTCTTGGTTGGTTGGTGGGCCATCcattctttcttcatcaaagtactTTGTGTAGTTCGCATCTACTTCCAAATTCTCAAAAGCCTTCTTGCATTTTATAGCAGATTCTAACATCAAGTAGGTGGAGTTCCACCTAGTAACTACATCCAAGCATAACAAGGCTTTTGATTCAATGTTTGCATCCTTGCAACTTTCTTTAAATCTTTTCAGTCTAGCTGGAGATGATCGCACATATCTCACTGCATTTCGAATGCTTGAAATTGCATCATTCAACTCTTTCAACCCATCAGTTACTATCAAGTTCAAAATATGAGCTGAACACCTCATATGAAACATTTCGCCATTCAATGGAATGGTATTGTCTTTGTCCAATAAGTGCCCCTTCAATTTTCTAAGAGCAACGTCATTTGAGGAGGCATTGTCAACCGTCACTGCAAAAACTAaggagataccccactcattaaGACAATTTATCAACTCTTTCCCCACCAAGTCCCCTTGGCTAGGAACTTGGATAAAGTTGATAATTCTCTTCTGCATTTTCCAATTATCATCAACCCAATGTGTAGTCAAACAAAAATAACTAATATTCTGGATTGATGTCCAACAATCGGTGGTCAACAACACTTTGTGCTTCACCAAAATCGACTTCAGCTCTTCTTCTGATCTAGAAATGCATTGTAAATATCTCTCGCAACAGTAAATCTTGATGGGAACTGAAATGTGGGAAAGAAATGTTTAATGAGCTTTTGAAATCCTTTTCTGTCCACGTGCCTAAAGGATAACTCATCCATAATGATATATTCGGCGATCACTTTCCTAACAGCATTTTGATTAAACCTTAGTGGCAGCCCACTTGAAGCGACTTCTTTTTCATTGCAGGTTGTTGTCTTTTTAGTAAATCTATCCATAGTTGATTGTTGCTTCTTACTTTGCTCAACCCAGTCACTGAGAGGACACTTCTTACATTTTCTCTCCACATGTGCCCATAGTGTGCTAGTCCTATTCAACTTTGTATCAGCCGCATAATCGGTGCCACAATAATTGCAAGCAGCCCTTGGCTTCTTAGGATCACAGCCAGGCAACATAGTGTAATGATCCCACACGCTCGATGTTTTCTTTCCAACCCTTTACTTCTTTTCTGGTCGTTCAACCTCTTTCcccttttctttttcattatccTCTTTCTCGGTCTCTTTGTCTTTTTCCTTATCTTGATTTTGTCGATCATTCATCTTCTTTCGTACGTTCTCTTTTTTCCATTCCTTCGCTTGTTCTTCTCCATCAGAACTTGACAAATTAGTTTCAGCATACTCCAACCACTCCCCTATCATCCCCTCTAAATTTTCCTCGTTATCCATATTAATGATCTATTTACATATTTGTAAACACAATTTCAGCAACAAATATAAGGCATAATATGAATTTAGGAAACTTATGAAATCATACAGGAAGAGAACTAAAGAATTTGTGAAATGAGACTTTAGTGAGATGTTTTAGATGAGATTCACTAATATTGTAATAATTGTACtataacttattattattattattattattgtggtaTTAATATTTTGGGTACACATGCCATTACTTATAAAAAATACATCAACATTCAGTCTTATAAGTCAAACATAGTGTactctatttatttatatatggttTGAATCATCAATTTGCAAAATGCATGACCCCCATAGAAAATTCAGTGTAAAAAATTGACCCGAAACAACtttctaaaattataaaaaaaaaatgataaattagTGGGGTGGTAGAGTATTCAACTACTAAATTGATTATGGTTCAAATAACAAATAATCGTTTTGCTTGACTACTTAACAGTAAAATGAATTTGTACCTGTAAATAAAAGGTGTCTCTATTAGctccaaaccaaaccaaaaaaaaattactacAAGTAGTAAAAATA
It encodes the following:
- the LOC133800014 gene encoding zinc finger BED domain-containing protein RICESLEEPER 2-like, with translation MQKRIINFIQVPSQGDLVGKELINCLNEWGISLVFAVTVDNASSNDVALRKLKGHLLDKDNTIPLNGEMFHMRCSAHILNLIVTDGLKELNDAISSIRNAVRYVRSSPARLKRFKESCKDANIESKALLCLDVVTRWNSTYLMLESAIKCKKAFENLEVDANYTKYFDEERMDGPPTNQDWEKAVVFVDFLRRFYDLTNRFSGSLYVTSNLFLLDILKVQADLTTMASNPDTLLGAMAVSMKRKYDKYWGRIEKLNMLTFIANILDPRYKLEVVNRGFKFVYTSSEVEKMIKLVTNTLAQLYAFYKQQQPSQSSQVQPSQPVINSTTE